One genomic segment of Chelonia mydas isolate rCheMyd1 chromosome 1, rCheMyd1.pri.v2, whole genome shotgun sequence includes these proteins:
- the CCDC59 gene encoding thyroid transcription factor 1-associated protein 26: MLEKRSKSKRTVVLLEQKCSTTVKSDTTQKKFKKKTSSQKAKEEYEKIKAERNKKKEAAEKRKREREEAQRLYKQKKMETYKILSKRTKKGQPNLNLQIEFLLQKIQQKT; this comes from the exons ATGCTTGAGAAACGATCAAAATCTAAAAGAACTGTAGTTTTGTTAGAACAAAAATGCAGCACAACAGTAAA GTCAGATACGACTCAaaagaagtttaaaaagaaaacttcaagtcaaaaagcaaaagaagaatACGAGAAAATAAAGGCTGAACGCAACAAGAAGAAAGAG GCAGCAGAGAAAAGGAAACGAGAAAGAGAAGAAGCTCAAAGGCTCTACaagcaaaagaaaatggaaacttataaaatattaagtaaaaggaccaaaaaagGACAGCCAAATCTAAATTTACAAATAGAATTTCTCCTTCAGAAAATACAACAAAAAACATAG